One segment of Methanothermobacter sp. DNA contains the following:
- a CDS encoding 2-oxoacid:acceptor oxidoreductase subunit alpha, whose amino-acid sequence MKEVRDDVALVLCGEAGQGIQTVEALLIRAFSAAGYHIFSSKEYMSRVRGGENSTLIRVSSGPVRAFVDRIDVLFALSPGAVDHLRERINGTLIIADESFGEEDAVGLPILEEAEKLGGRIFANVVAAGVAASLFRVKENVFDDAVRSLFERKGAEILNADLRAGRKGYELGEELKDRLKVSVEPDPSVRKHVILNGTEAVGLGCIAGGCRFMSSYPMTPSSPLQIFIAENADEFDMVFEQAEDEIAAINMCLGASYAGARSLVATSGSGFALMEEAVGLAGMIETPVVIYIGQRPGPAVGLPTRTAQEDLNLALYSGPGEFARAIFAPGKLEDAAEIAAHAFNLADRYQIPVFILSDQYLADLYYNLPAPEIGVEPEYHIIETDASYRRFSFTEDGISPRGIPGYGEGLVRVDSDEHDEDGFITEDLNVRRRMVEKRNLRLEMLRDDALPPEVWGDDSSAVICWGSTYWPVREAIESSDAEVTMVHFSQVYPLAPDTRELLESFDVTAAIENNYRGQFADLLKLEAGFEVGHRLNRYNGMPFSVEEIRKFIGEVFE is encoded by the coding sequence ATGAAGGAGGTAAGGGATGATGTTGCACTGGTCCTCTGCGGTGAGGCAGGGCAGGGGATACAGACTGTTGAGGCACTCCTTATAAGGGCCTTCAGTGCCGCAGGGTACCATATATTCTCATCCAAGGAGTACATGTCCCGTGTACGTGGAGGTGAAAACTCAACGCTGATAAGGGTTTCATCAGGGCCTGTAAGGGCCTTTGTGGACCGTATCGATGTCCTCTTTGCCCTGAGCCCGGGGGCGGTGGACCACCTTAGGGAGAGAATCAACGGGACACTGATTATTGCAGATGAGAGCTTCGGGGAGGAAGATGCGGTGGGCCTGCCCATACTGGAGGAGGCTGAGAAACTGGGTGGGCGGATATTCGCCAATGTTGTGGCTGCAGGTGTCGCTGCCAGTCTCTTCAGGGTCAAAGAGAATGTCTTCGATGATGCCGTAAGGTCACTCTTTGAGCGCAAGGGAGCAGAGATCCTCAATGCAGACCTGAGGGCTGGCAGAAAGGGGTATGAACTTGGTGAGGAACTAAAAGACCGCCTGAAAGTCTCTGTTGAACCTGACCCCTCTGTCAGAAAACACGTAATTCTTAACGGTACTGAGGCCGTGGGCCTCGGGTGTATAGCCGGTGGGTGCCGGTTCATGTCATCCTACCCAATGACCCCTTCAAGTCCCCTCCAGATATTCATCGCAGAGAATGCCGATGAATTTGACATGGTATTTGAGCAGGCTGAGGATGAGATTGCGGCCATAAACATGTGCCTTGGGGCGTCATATGCAGGTGCCAGGTCACTTGTTGCAACCTCGGGGAGTGGATTTGCCCTCATGGAGGAGGCTGTGGGCCTTGCAGGGATGATAGAGACCCCTGTGGTGATATACATTGGTCAAAGGCCGGGGCCTGCGGTTGGTCTCCCAACGAGGACTGCCCAGGAGGACCTGAACCTGGCCCTCTACTCGGGACCGGGGGAGTTTGCAAGGGCCATATTCGCCCCTGGAAAACTTGAGGATGCCGCTGAAATAGCGGCCCATGCATTCAACCTTGCAGACAGGTACCAGATACCTGTCTTCATACTCTCAGACCAGTACCTGGCAGACCTCTACTACAACCTCCCGGCACCTGAAATCGGTGTGGAGCCGGAGTATCATATCATCGAGACGGATGCCAGCTACAGGAGGTTCAGCTTCACAGAGGACGGTATCTCCCCCCGCGGTATTCCCGGCTATGGAGAGGGACTTGTGCGTGTTGATTCAGATGAACATGACGAGGACGGCTTCATAACAGAGGACCTCAACGTAAGAAGGAGGATGGTTGAGAAGAGGAATCTGCGCCTTGAAATGCTCAGGGATGATGCCCTTCCACCTGAGGTTTGGGGTGACGACTCCAGTGCAGTGATATGCTGGGGTTCCACCTACTGGCCTGTGAGGGAGGCCATTGAGTCATCTGATGCCGAGGTCACCATGGTGCACTTCAGCCAGGTCTACCCCCTGGCACCTGATACCCGTGAGCTTCTCGAGTCATTTGATGTGACAGCTGCCATTGAGAACAACTACAGGGGACAGTTTGCTGATCTCCTTAAACTTGAGGCCGGCTTTGAGGTTGGCCATCGTCTCAACAGGTACAATGGTATGCCCTTCAGTGTTGAGGAGATAAGGAAATTCATAGGGGAGGTTTTTGAATGA
- a CDS encoding thiamine pyrophosphate-dependent enzyme, which produces MKPEDYDLDVDVAWCPGCGNFSILRALKMALAELDIPPERLVLVSGIGQAGKLPQYLKCNYFNGLHGRSLPAAVAVKAVNPELTVIDVSGDGCMYGEGGNHFIHNIRRNPDITNIVHNNMVYGLTKGQASPTSQPGFRTPVQVHGVFEEPFNPLAVAISLGATFVARAFAGDIERTRDILVEAIRHHGYALVDIFQPCVTFNRVNTFQWFRENTYYTDHDTSDRTLAFEKSLEGYGSGKFPLGVIYRADGGATFEENLSIYSDDKTPLWKRRHDPGKLKALLESKMML; this is translated from the coding sequence ATGAAACCCGAGGACTATGACCTTGATGTGGATGTGGCGTGGTGCCCTGGTTGCGGTAACTTTTCGATTCTCCGGGCCCTCAAGATGGCCCTTGCAGAGCTTGATATACCACCTGAGAGGCTGGTGCTCGTCTCAGGTATAGGTCAGGCAGGCAAGCTCCCCCAGTACCTGAAGTGTAACTACTTCAACGGCCTTCATGGGAGGTCCCTCCCGGCTGCTGTGGCAGTAAAGGCTGTGAACCCTGAACTCACAGTTATCGATGTGAGCGGTGATGGCTGCATGTACGGTGAGGGCGGCAACCACTTCATCCACAACATAAGGCGGAACCCTGATATAACAAACATCGTCCATAACAACATGGTCTATGGTCTCACAAAGGGGCAGGCATCCCCCACCAGTCAGCCGGGCTTCAGGACACCTGTGCAGGTTCACGGTGTCTTTGAGGAGCCCTTCAACCCCCTTGCAGTGGCAATCTCCCTGGGGGCCACCTTCGTTGCCCGGGCCTTTGCAGGTGATATTGAGAGGACCCGGGACATTCTCGTTGAGGCCATAAGGCACCATGGCTATGCCCTCGTGGATATCTTCCAGCCCTGTGTGACCTTCAACCGTGTCAACACGTTCCAGTGGTTCCGTGAGAACACCTACTACACTGACCATGACACCTCAGACAGGACGCTGGCCTTTGAGAAGTCCCTTGAGGGTTACGGTTCAGGGAAGTTTCCGCTGGGTGTGATCTACCGTGCTGATGGTGGAGCCACATTCGAGGAGAACCTCAGTATATACAGTGATGATAAAACTCCACTGTGGAAGAGAAGGCATGATCCTGGTAAGCTGAAGGCCCTCCTTGAATCAAAGATGATGCTTTAA
- a CDS encoding SMC family ATPase: MIINSLELRNIRSYESGTVEFDDGVTLFEGDIGSGKTTLLLAIEFALFGLGDQRGDSLLRATANSGSVKLTFTVDGTEYTIYRELKRAASGVQQGELYIRTPRGRRKLSAKELKAEVLNILGYREPLNPRARSRIYRYAVFTPQEQMKSIIETGKTDRLERLRKAFDLEKYSRAADNARLLSRKIRRSAESLEDKSYDLEDKKKELQNIITEKGELKSERKQLEDELREIEAEISKLELKLEELEKEEKRIQNADEKIKSLQNEIKNLSSFSDSLKRKNRDIEEEYKKSMDELQKCQEVKDKLQKKLDSLRNDIEKMKDQKKSIKEDYEKFKDASSKLEGLMNQFKTLSGVRDNLELEITAIKGEIDDLKSEIRKLESLEDPGYTEDELKTEIDKLEGEVSNLQHKMGAISGKIEDYMSIKDVSVCPTCDQDVDPAYIDDKLRDARKREKSFKSRINELKANIKNKKELLKRVIEYMRSREELSRLRKDLKKKTAEYEKKQKDFENKKEEIRGIESDINKNEEIISELKDAESRFRKIEEELETLREREKNCSSRLSASDSKIEDLEKRIHELNPETSREYRENLQKIEENAAIIAEKKEEIKKNQEALKNRDKVEASIQEVSENLHELKTSENDKRKSLGSVGGKIEEKEKQIRNLEDEIDEKKKLRKRASELKDHVTWLESYFIPALADIETHVMAQINHEFNERFQKWFRVLVDDPDKSVRIDEDFTPIVEQDGYEQNLEYLSGGERTSIALAYRLALNMVVQSLTDVRSDILILDEPTDGFSKEQLYKLRDIFDELEARQIILVSHEEELENLADHIYRVEKSDGVSAIQKAG; the protein is encoded by the coding sequence TTGATTATCAATTCACTTGAACTCAGGAACATAAGGAGCTATGAATCAGGAACTGTTGAGTTTGATGATGGGGTGACCCTATTTGAGGGGGATATAGGTTCAGGTAAGACGACGCTTCTACTTGCAATAGAATTCGCGCTTTTCGGGCTGGGTGACCAGAGGGGTGACAGCCTTCTGAGGGCCACAGCAAATTCAGGTTCAGTCAAACTCACCTTCACTGTTGACGGTACAGAGTACACCATCTACCGGGAACTTAAAAGGGCCGCCTCAGGGGTGCAGCAGGGGGAACTCTACATCAGAACACCCAGAGGGAGAAGGAAACTCTCTGCAAAGGAACTGAAGGCCGAGGTACTTAACATCCTGGGTTACAGGGAACCCCTGAATCCAAGGGCCAGGAGCAGGATATACCGTTACGCGGTCTTCACCCCACAGGAGCAGATGAAGAGCATAATAGAGACCGGAAAAACTGACCGGCTTGAAAGGCTCAGAAAGGCCTTCGACCTTGAGAAGTACAGCAGAGCAGCGGATAATGCCAGGTTGCTTTCGCGGAAAATCAGGCGATCCGCAGAAAGCCTGGAGGATAAATCCTACGACCTTGAAGATAAGAAAAAGGAGCTCCAGAATATTATCACTGAGAAGGGGGAACTGAAATCTGAGAGGAAGCAGCTTGAAGATGAACTCAGAGAAATCGAGGCTGAGATCAGCAAACTCGAACTGAAACTTGAAGAACTCGAAAAGGAGGAAAAAAGGATTCAGAATGCGGATGAGAAGATAAAATCCCTTCAGAATGAAATTAAAAACCTGAGTTCATTCTCAGATAGTCTCAAGAGGAAAAACAGGGACATAGAGGAAGAATATAAGAAATCCATGGATGAACTTCAGAAATGCCAGGAGGTGAAAGATAAGCTTCAGAAGAAACTTGATTCACTCAGAAACGATATTGAAAAGATGAAGGATCAGAAAAAATCCATCAAAGAGGACTATGAAAAGTTCAAAGATGCTTCTAGTAAGCTTGAAGGCCTTATGAATCAATTTAAGACCCTTTCAGGTGTCAGGGACAATCTGGAACTTGAAATCACCGCAATTAAGGGTGAGATTGACGACCTCAAATCAGAGATAAGAAAACTGGAGTCCCTTGAGGATCCAGGGTACACTGAGGATGAATTGAAAACTGAGATAGATAAACTTGAGGGCGAGGTATCGAATCTCCAGCATAAGATGGGCGCCATTTCCGGAAAGATAGAGGACTACATGTCCATAAAAGATGTTAGTGTCTGTCCCACATGTGACCAGGATGTGGACCCTGCGTACATAGACGATAAACTCAGAGATGCCCGAAAGAGGGAAAAGTCATTTAAATCCAGGATAAATGAGCTTAAAGCGAACATTAAAAATAAAAAAGAACTCCTGAAACGTGTAATAGAATACATGAGGTCCAGGGAAGAACTCAGTAGACTCCGGAAGGACCTTAAGAAGAAAACAGCCGAATATGAGAAAAAGCAGAAGGACTTTGAGAATAAGAAGGAAGAAATCAGGGGCATTGAATCAGATATAAACAAAAATGAAGAGATAATCAGTGAACTGAAGGATGCGGAATCCCGTTTCAGAAAAATTGAGGAGGAGCTGGAAACCCTCCGTGAAAGGGAGAAGAACTGTTCAAGCAGACTCTCAGCATCAGATTCGAAGATAGAGGACCTTGAAAAAAGAATTCATGAACTCAACCCTGAAACCAGCAGGGAATACAGAGAGAACCTCCAGAAGATTGAGGAAAATGCTGCAATCATCGCTGAAAAGAAAGAGGAAATAAAGAAAAACCAGGAGGCACTCAAAAACAGAGATAAGGTGGAGGCCAGTATACAGGAGGTAAGTGAAAACCTCCATGAACTTAAAACCTCTGAGAATGACAAAAGAAAGAGTCTGGGATCAGTTGGGGGAAAAATCGAGGAAAAGGAGAAACAGATCCGGAACCTTGAGGATGAAATTGATGAAAAGAAGAAACTCAGAAAACGTGCCAGTGAACTCAAGGACCATGTGACCTGGCTTGAATCATACTTCATCCCTGCACTCGCTGACATTGAGACCCATGTGATGGCACAGATAAACCATGAATTCAATGAGAGGTTCCAGAAATGGTTCAGGGTCCTGGTGGACGACCCGGATAAATCGGTGCGGATTGACGAGGACTTCACACCCATCGTTGAGCAGGACGGCTATGAACAGAACCTTGAGTACCTCAGTGGTGGTGAGAGGACCAGCATAGCACTTGCCTACAGACTCGCCCTCAACATGGTGGTCCAGAGCCTCACCGATGTGAGGTCCGATATACTCATACTGGACGAGCCAACCGATGGCTTCAGCAAGGAGCAGCTCTACAAGCTCAGGGACATCTTCGATGAACTTGAGGCCAGACAGATAATCCTGGTATCCCATGAGGAGGAACTTGAAAACCTTGCAGACCACATATACCGGGTTGAAAAGTCCGATGGAGTATCAGCCATCCAGAAGGCGGGCTAA
- a CDS encoding exonuclease SbcCD subunit D, whose amino-acid sequence MYRFAHLSDCHLGAQKQPELRELEFQAFRMALDDALENNVDFMIIAGDLFHSNIPNMETVKRATMELRRIRDEGVPIYVNYGSHDYSPSNTSMIDILETAGVIEKVVRPIPGKKLGLEFTVDEKTGAKITGLSGRSRALEVDYFRNLDREALEAEDGFRIFLFHSAITQFKPVDLAEMDSIDLNLFPRGLEYYAGGHVHRKGCYMEEGYGPIVYPGALFGSYAGDLEENARGEERGYYLVEFREKAKTPQFRVIRPAEFEYIECDVTGKNSQDASLLIRKEMGEHDVKGKVVMFKIRGELSSGRTSDIDSTWIRRELESRGARVVQINRHGLSTREIQKVRVAESEIPALERRIFREKLAGLDIRNRSLMKRGDSLAVDLLRKLENEISPGEKKEEYERRVIEEAEAVMGVNLDDDNR is encoded by the coding sequence ATGTACAGATTCGCGCACCTGTCAGACTGCCACCTTGGGGCCCAGAAACAGCCTGAACTCCGGGAACTAGAATTCCAGGCCTTCAGGATGGCACTGGATGATGCACTGGAGAATAATGTCGACTTCATGATAATAGCGGGGGACCTCTTCCACTCCAACATCCCCAACATGGAGACCGTCAAGAGGGCCACAATGGAACTCAGGAGGATCAGGGATGAGGGGGTCCCAATCTACGTCAACTATGGCAGCCACGACTACAGCCCATCAAACACCTCCATGATAGACATCCTGGAAACCGCGGGGGTCATAGAAAAGGTTGTGCGCCCCATCCCAGGAAAGAAGCTGGGACTGGAGTTCACGGTGGATGAGAAGACCGGGGCAAAGATCACGGGCCTATCAGGGAGGTCAAGGGCACTGGAGGTTGACTACTTCAGGAACCTTGACAGGGAGGCCCTTGAGGCCGAGGACGGCTTCAGGATATTCCTCTTCCACAGCGCCATAACCCAGTTCAAGCCCGTGGACCTTGCAGAGATGGACTCCATCGACCTCAACCTCTTCCCCCGTGGCCTGGAGTACTATGCAGGGGGCCACGTCCACAGGAAGGGCTGCTACATGGAGGAGGGCTACGGCCCCATAGTATACCCCGGGGCACTCTTCGGTTCATACGCAGGGGACCTTGAGGAGAACGCCAGGGGAGAGGAGAGGGGATACTACCTTGTTGAATTCAGGGAAAAGGCAAAAACTCCCCAGTTCAGGGTTATAAGGCCCGCTGAATTTGAATACATAGAATGTGATGTGACAGGTAAGAACTCCCAGGACGCGTCCCTCCTTATACGTAAAGAAATGGGGGAACATGATGTCAAGGGAAAGGTTGTGATGTTCAAGATCAGGGGTGAGCTCAGCTCAGGGAGGACCTCGGACATAGATTCCACGTGGATAAGGAGGGAACTTGAATCCAGGGGGGCCCGTGTTGTCCAGATCAACAGGCACGGACTCAGCACCCGGGAGATACAGAAGGTGAGGGTCGCTGAGAGCGAGATCCCTGCACTTGAGAGGAGAATCTTCAGGGAAAAACTCGCCGGACTTGACATCAGAAACAGAAGTCTCATGAAGAGGGGCGACTCACTGGCGGTTGACCTCCTCAGGAAACTTGAAAATGAGATTTCCCCCGGTGAGAAGAAGGAAGAATATGAGAGGAGGGTAATTGAGGAAGCAGAGGCCGTCATGGGGGTTAATCTGGATGATGATAACCGATAA
- a CDS encoding ATP-binding protein, producing the protein MEIAGQIIGGETAAVLIRQKSDEPVELGDLLVAEGEGYTILQVKDLKYRSQIPQGMRELASGFNLEGYRGDVEFLEPELRNYIIAEARPILHVRDGEPMLPKRLPGFFREVRRIRDGDLAFLEKPRNPVFLGNVRSGSKVLETPVYIDALDAITHHILIPATTGRGKSNLVKVMLWSLADMDRVGMLVLDPHDEYYGRNEAGLGKHPSGNVVYYSPDAPVGGNTLSINLRALRPEHFEGIIPFTQAQEQAIAKYHNCYKERWIIKIVEGEKLSDVKSVTLSVLRRVFDVILGVYLDEDTGEIKSRGGVFRDVGGESTIKDIAGHLEDGKIVVVDTSRLMGEAELLVGSVISGEIFRRYQKYKSTGELRRKPVIGIVIEEAPRVLGKEVIERQGNNIYSTIAREGRKFNIGLVAITQLVSLIPRTVLANMNTKIILGNEMAQERAEIIGSASQDLSDDNRAIASLDKGEAIVSSIFTKFAVPVKIPLFEEFIESTDHEDEDEDIEFIG; encoded by the coding sequence ATGGAAATCGCAGGACAGATAATAGGTGGCGAAACAGCCGCGGTACTCATAAGGCAGAAATCAGATGAACCAGTGGAACTCGGCGACCTCCTTGTCGCTGAGGGGGAAGGCTACACGATACTCCAGGTCAAGGACCTCAAATACAGGTCCCAGATACCACAGGGGATGAGGGAACTTGCATCAGGCTTCAACCTTGAGGGCTACAGGGGTGACGTTGAGTTCCTTGAACCGGAACTACGGAACTACATCATCGCAGAGGCCCGCCCCATACTCCATGTAAGGGACGGTGAGCCAATGCTACCCAAACGCCTCCCGGGCTTCTTCAGGGAGGTTCGGAGGATAAGGGATGGGGACCTGGCATTCCTCGAAAAGCCCCGCAACCCGGTATTTCTTGGAAATGTGAGGAGCGGCTCAAAGGTCCTTGAGACACCGGTCTACATCGACGCCCTGGACGCCATAACCCACCACATCCTCATACCTGCAACCACGGGTAGGGGTAAGAGTAACCTGGTGAAGGTCATGCTCTGGAGCCTGGCAGATATGGACCGTGTGGGCATGCTGGTGCTGGACCCCCACGACGAGTACTATGGCAGGAATGAGGCGGGACTTGGAAAGCATCCATCAGGTAACGTGGTCTACTACTCCCCTGACGCGCCGGTCGGCGGGAATACCCTCTCAATAAACCTGAGGGCCCTGAGACCCGAGCACTTTGAGGGTATAATACCATTCACACAGGCCCAGGAGCAGGCAATTGCAAAGTACCACAACTGCTACAAAGAGAGATGGATCATCAAAATTGTTGAAGGGGAGAAGCTTTCCGATGTCAAATCTGTGACACTCAGTGTACTGAGAAGGGTCTTCGATGTGATACTCGGCGTCTACCTGGATGAGGACACCGGCGAGATAAAGTCCCGTGGGGGCGTATTCCGGGATGTGGGTGGTGAGTCAACCATAAAGGACATAGCGGGACACCTCGAGGATGGAAAGATAGTCGTGGTGGACACATCCAGGCTCATGGGCGAGGCGGAACTCCTCGTTGGGAGCGTGATATCCGGTGAGATCTTCAGGAGGTACCAGAAGTACAAGTCCACCGGGGAGCTCAGGCGAAAACCTGTCATAGGGATAGTGATAGAGGAGGCCCCCCGTGTCCTTGGAAAGGAGGTCATTGAGAGGCAGGGAAACAACATCTACAGTACCATCGCAAGGGAGGGTCGTAAATTCAACATAGGCCTGGTCGCCATAACCCAGCTCGTAAGCCTCATCCCCAGGACGGTCCTTGCAAACATGAACACCAAGATAATCCTGGGGAATGAGATGGCCCAGGAGAGGGCTGAGATAATAGGAAGCGCCTCCCAGGACCTCTCAGATGACAACAGGGCAATAGCAAGCCTGGATAAGGGTGAGGCCATAGTGAGCAGCATATTCACAAAGTTCGCGGTGCCTGTGAAGATACCACTCTTTGAGGAGTTCATTGAATCCACGGATCATGAGGATGAAGATGAGGACATTGAATTCATAGGATGA
- a CDS encoding DNA double-strand break repair nuclease NurA encodes MDIFDRIAQTLENRVRSGIGRPYFRSAKYMAHEFSTANFKPIEGGEDRLVAFIDGGNSPILEGPGISVQLNRVALSLFRGGQRVQPEIPSRIEFFSVMTMNPEDEMCRFQIHPLREEYLEFLPDEDDMHLELKDTDTVDESTLKGLPRRFAEWSMALGALDELDAGDVLVRDGSLQASFEKENSYINELGDRAGEIHVAGLSKTCTLYTTTSISLLSAIGRLASEGDVKGTWCYDPIAIRTDRPTILAAVKLNPAGRIFRMDILGDYEAYKALDVASALKLNAGDACFPGYPYGLVDVDMRARVSGDEVEIYRRRVLSQIRDGEVLRGIKYETESLDYHDTLNRYAGED; translated from the coding sequence TTGGACATTTTTGATAGGATTGCACAGACCCTTGAGAACAGGGTGAGGTCAGGGATCGGAAGACCCTACTTCAGGTCAGCGAAATACATGGCGCATGAATTCAGCACAGCTAACTTCAAGCCCATTGAGGGGGGAGAGGATAGGCTCGTGGCCTTCATAGACGGCGGCAACAGCCCCATACTGGAGGGGCCGGGCATCTCAGTCCAGCTCAACAGGGTTGCCCTGAGTCTCTTCAGGGGGGGCCAGAGGGTCCAGCCCGAGATACCATCAAGGATCGAGTTCTTCTCTGTCATGACCATGAACCCGGAGGATGAGATGTGCAGATTCCAGATACACCCTCTAAGGGAGGAGTACCTGGAATTCCTCCCGGATGAGGATGACATGCACCTTGAACTGAAAGACACCGATACCGTTGATGAGTCAACCCTCAAGGGCCTTCCCAGGCGGTTTGCAGAGTGGAGCATGGCACTGGGTGCCCTTGATGAACTCGATGCAGGGGATGTTCTGGTTAGGGACGGTTCACTGCAGGCGTCATTCGAGAAGGAGAACAGCTACATAAATGAGCTGGGGGATAGGGCAGGGGAAATCCATGTGGCAGGGCTCTCAAAGACCTGCACCCTCTACACCACCACTTCAATTTCACTCCTTTCAGCCATCGGGAGGCTCGCATCAGAGGGTGACGTGAAGGGGACATGGTGCTACGACCCCATAGCCATCAGGACAGACAGGCCCACCATCCTGGCGGCGGTTAAGCTGAACCCCGCAGGAAGGATATTCCGCATGGACATCCTCGGAGATTATGAGGCGTATAAGGCACTGGACGTGGCATCCGCCCTAAAACTGAACGCAGGGGACGCATGCTTCCCTGGCTACCCCTACGGGCTGGTGGACGTGGACATGAGGGCCCGTGTCTCAGGTGATGAGGTTGAAATCTATAGAAGAAGGGTCCTGTCACAGATCAGGGATGGTGAAGTCCTTAGGGGTATAAAATATGAGACGGAAAGTCTCGACTACCACGATACACTTAACAGGTATGCAGGTGAGGATTGA
- a CDS encoding heavy metal-binding domain-containing protein: MVYVTSNYVPGYKAVETLGFVYGLTVRSRGLGGQIGAGLRSIVGGEIKEYVTMMEHSRQEALERMLDHARELGANAVISVRFDSDSISDIMQEILAYGTAVIVEPEE; encoded by the coding sequence ATTGTATACGTTACAAGCAACTACGTTCCGGGATACAAAGCTGTTGAGACCCTAGGATTCGTTTATGGGCTGACAGTTAGGAGCAGGGGACTCGGGGGTCAGATAGGCGCAGGTTTAAGGTCCATCGTGGGTGGTGAGATCAAGGAGTACGTCACCATGATGGAGCACTCAAGGCAGGAGGCCCTTGAGAGGATGCTTGACCATGCCCGTGAACTGGGGGCCAATGCGGTTATAAGTGTCCGTTTCGACTCAGACTCCATATCCGACATAATGCAGGAGATCCTTGCCTACGGCACAGCCGTCATCGTTGAGCCAGAGGAATAG
- a CDS encoding amino acid permease, which yields MKTQLRRELTLFDTVNLVIGTIVGADIYIVAAYGAGSLGPASIMAWFLAGLMAVVIALVFSEASRILPVTGGPYAYTCETLGRFAGFITGWSLWVSSWIAIAVFPIAFVYYLEYFIPLNAIWEALVKVLFIVSLTLINIAGVGRAGKVNDFLTVLKVAPVLLFAILGAVYLALNPATPAGNYTPLAPMGLGALGGVTVLVFWAYVGFELVTVPADEVKNPERNIPLAITLGMVFVMLFYLLTNAVILGLVPWRVLAASNAPLTVAGYSLMGGLGALILTAGAVFSIAGSEEAGMLSTARLLFAMSRDGFLPRLLSRVHGRFGTPHVSILVQNLTALAAALTGTAAGLIELSVLTLLLPYATTCVSLGILRRRDGARIPVKSVLGVLICIYLLLNTTPWTIIDGLLLIMGGVPLYLIFRKKNLN from the coding sequence ATGAAAACCCAGCTGCGGAGGGAGCTGACCCTCTTTGACACGGTTAACCTTGTAATCGGGACCATAGTGGGGGCCGACATCTACATCGTGGCTGCCTATGGTGCAGGTAGCCTTGGCCCGGCCTCCATAATGGCCTGGTTCCTGGCCGGCCTCATGGCCGTGGTTATTGCACTTGTATTCTCTGAGGCCTCCAGGATCCTCCCTGTGACCGGGGGCCCCTATGCCTATACCTGTGAGACCCTTGGACGTTTCGCAGGCTTCATAACCGGGTGGTCCCTCTGGGTTTCCTCGTGGATAGCCATAGCGGTGTTCCCCATAGCCTTCGTCTACTACCTTGAGTACTTCATCCCCCTTAATGCCATCTGGGAGGCCCTCGTCAAGGTCCTCTTCATAGTCTCACTCACACTCATAAACATCGCCGGGGTTGGGAGGGCCGGTAAGGTGAACGATTTCCTGACGGTCCTCAAGGTGGCGCCGGTGCTCCTCTTTGCAATCCTGGGGGCGGTGTACCTCGCCCTCAACCCCGCAACCCCTGCAGGTAATTACACGCCCCTGGCACCCATGGGCCTGGGGGCCCTTGGCGGTGTCACCGTCCTGGTGTTCTGGGCCTACGTTGGATTTGAACTTGTAACGGTCCCTGCAGATGAGGTTAAGAATCCTGAGAGGAACATACCCCTTGCCATAACCCTCGGGATGGTCTTTGTGATGCTATTCTATCTCCTCACCAATGCCGTTATCCTTGGTCTTGTACCCTGGAGGGTCCTTGCGGCCTCAAACGCACCCCTCACGGTTGCCGGCTACAGCCTCATGGGTGGACTTGGGGCCCTTATACTCACTGCAGGTGCCGTGTTCTCGATTGCGGGTTCAGAGGAGGCAGGGATGCTCTCAACCGCCAGGCTGCTCTTTGCCATGTCCAGGGATGGTTTCCTTCCGCGTCTCCTCTCCAGGGTCCACGGGAGGTTCGGCACACCCCACGTCAGTATCCTGGTCCAGAACCTCACGGCCCTTGCAGCTGCACTCACCGGTACAGCGGCTGGGCTCATTGAACTATCTGTTTTAACCCTTCTGCTCCCCTACGCGACAACCTGCGTTTCACTGGGGATACTTCGAAGGAGAGATGGCGCCAGGATTCCTGTGAAGAGTGTCCTGGGTGTCCTTATCTGTATTTACCTCCTCCTGAATACCACACCATGGACCATCATCGACGGCTTACTCCTTATCATGGGGGGCGTACCCCTCTACCTCATCTTCAGAAAAAAGAATCTGAATTAG